Part of the Actinomycetes bacterium genome is shown below.
ACCTTGAGTATCTCCTGGGCCAGCTTGGTTCCTACGATAAAGGAACCCATGGTAAGCACCTGGCAGTCATTGGATAATATGGATCGCTGGGCGGAATAAAGGTCATGGCAGACTGCCGCCCTTATACCTTTAAATTTATTGGCGCATATAGCCATCCCTAACCCTGTTCCGCATACCAGTATTCCCCGGTCGTAGGTTCCATCCTGTACCGCTCTGGTTACTTCCGCGGCTACATCGGGATAATCGCCCTCTACCTCAAATACTTTGTATTCAATATTTTTTTGTTCTAAAACCTGTATAAGGTCCTGCATCCTATCATTTGCATTAACATCACAGCCAATTGCAATTTTCATTTTTCCTCCTATTTTGTATTTAAAAATTCTTCTATCTTTTTGGCAATACCGGATCCGGTAAGCCCGTAGTATTCAATAAGTTCATCGTACTGGCCTACTACCGCAAAAACATCATTTATTCCTATCTTCTTTATCGGAGCCGGGCCTG
Proteins encoded:
- a CDS encoding RpiB/LacA/LacB family sugar-phosphate isomerase — its product is MKIAIGCDVNANDRMQDLIQVLEQKNIEYKVFEVEGDYPDVAAEVTRAVQDGTYDRGILVCGTGLGMAICANKFKGIRAAVCHDLYSAQRSILSNDCQVLTMGSFIVGTKLAQEILKVWLSIERTGGTVSKVKKIEQLEQ